In Lactococcus garvieae subsp. garvieae, the following proteins share a genomic window:
- a CDS encoding CatA-like O-acetyltransferase, which produces MNFKYINMASYNRLSHFEYFKSLAQPYVGVTVNVNITKLVATIKENKLPFFLTICYCVSQAANGVSEFKQRIVENKIIEFDNCQTSHTVALDDGTYTYCNLDYTPDFGAFLSYALKEQEKSKATRSINEEATDSLNKLFISTLPWLSFTSMINPTPVPADSNPRITWGKYFEQNNELLLPLSVLAHHALIDGAHIAAFYTLLDEEIEKLVQSYQ; this is translated from the coding sequence ATGAATTTTAAATATATTAACATGGCTTCCTATAATCGTCTTTCTCATTTTGAATATTTTAAGAGTCTTGCTCAACCTTATGTTGGAGTGACTGTGAACGTAAATATTACAAAACTTGTTGCAACGATAAAAGAGAATAAGTTACCTTTTTTCTTAACCATCTGTTACTGTGTGTCCCAAGCAGCAAACGGCGTTTCAGAATTTAAGCAACGTATCGTTGAAAATAAAATAATAGAATTTGATAACTGTCAAACTTCACACACTGTTGCCTTAGATGATGGCACCTATACTTACTGCAATCTTGATTATACGCCTGATTTTGGTGCATTTTTGAGCTATGCCTTGAAAGAGCAAGAAAAATCTAAAGCCACGCGCTCTATTAATGAGGAGGCTACTGACTCTTTAAATAAATTATTTATTTCCACGCTCCCATGGCTCTCTTTTACTTCTATGATTAATCCGACACCAGTTCCTGCGGACAGCAATCCAAGAATCACCTGGGGAAAGTATTTTGAGCAAAACAATGAACTCTTGCTTCCCCTTTCTGTTCTTGCGCACCACGCTCTTATTGATGGAGCACACATCGCAGCGTTCTATACCTTATTGGATGAAGAAATCGAAAAATTAGTCCAAAGCTATCAATAA
- a CDS encoding DUF6287 domain-containing protein, whose translation MKKLIMLSGVALMSLTLAACSSEKASKTKSSEEKTERTSQTSKTGSSVATEQTKSVESETSSQEEVEPSSEPESSTEVTPDSSTEAQAVDLDEAAILNNDFTTLVGTWVAGNGNVLIINPDQSATLNGKAQEITVDSVSSGQKVLNIRMATGVARTGAAIEILKIGEKNPYGDQSDTSKPRLLLVQGGFNSPAEEYFYRK comes from the coding sequence ATGAAAAAATTAATCATGTTATCTGGTGTTGCACTTATGTCATTGACCCTGGCTGCTTGTTCGTCCGAAAAAGCCTCCAAAACAAAGTCTTCGGAAGAAAAAACAGAGAGGACAAGTCAGACATCTAAGACGGGAAGCTCAGTGGCTACTGAACAGACAAAAAGTGTTGAAAGTGAAACAAGTAGCCAAGAAGAAGTGGAACCAAGCTCAGAGCCAGAAAGTTCGACCGAGGTTACTCCAGACTCAAGTACAGAGGCACAAGCAGTTGATTTGGATGAAGCGGCAATTTTAAATAATGATTTTACAACTCTGGTCGGCACATGGGTGGCTGGAAATGGCAATGTTTTAATAATCAACCCTGACCAAAGTGCAACTCTTAATGGCAAGGCACAGGAAATTACTGTTGATAGTGTAAGCTCAGGGCAAAAAGTACTAAACATTCGAATGGCGACTGGTGTAGCTCGTACTGGAGCAGCAATCGAAATATTAAAGATTGGAGAAAAAAATCCTTATGGAGATCAATCCGATACCTCTAAACCACGCTTGCTTTTAGTGCAAGGGGGATTCAACAGTCCTGCTGAAGAATATTTCTACAGAAAATAA
- a CDS encoding rhodanese-related sulfurtransferase, whose product MTILHNKISNKELKERLEAETEPRTTISFYKYFNIADPQEFRDNLYMKFEDLKVFGRVYIAKEGINAQISVPTPNLEKFKTTLYQTAPELDGLRLNYAIKDDGKSFWVLRMKVRNKIVADGIDDPTFDPSDVGHYLKAEEVNERLGKEDTIFVDMRNHYEYEVGHFKDALEVPSATFREQLPMAADMLKDDKDKNIVMYCTGGIRCEKASAFMKHKGFENVYHVEGGIIEYARKAKEQDLPIEFIGKNFVFDERMGERITDDVLSTCPQCGEACDMHTNCKNKACHCLFIQCENCAERFEGCCSQSCVEELSLSDEEINALIAERAADPTFFTKGRS is encoded by the coding sequence ATGACTATCTTACACAATAAAATTTCAAATAAAGAATTAAAAGAACGCTTAGAGGCTGAAACAGAGCCCCGTACAACTATTTCTTTTTATAAATACTTTAATATTGCTGACCCACAAGAATTTCGTGATAATCTTTACATGAAATTCGAGGATTTAAAAGTTTTCGGCCGTGTTTATATTGCGAAAGAAGGAATCAATGCACAAATCAGTGTGCCTACTCCTAATTTGGAAAAGTTTAAAACGACACTCTACCAAACAGCGCCAGAACTTGATGGACTTCGTCTGAACTATGCGATTAAAGATGATGGAAAATCTTTCTGGGTCTTACGCATGAAAGTCCGCAATAAAATTGTTGCAGATGGTATTGACGATCCAACATTTGATCCTTCAGATGTCGGGCATTACTTAAAAGCTGAAGAAGTGAACGAGAGGCTCGGTAAGGAAGACACAATCTTTGTTGATATGCGTAACCACTACGAATATGAAGTAGGACACTTCAAGGATGCTTTAGAAGTACCATCTGCAACTTTCCGTGAACAGTTACCAATGGCTGCAGATATGCTTAAAGACGATAAAGATAAAAATATTGTCATGTACTGTACAGGTGGAATTCGTTGTGAAAAAGCAAGTGCCTTTATGAAGCATAAAGGTTTTGAAAATGTTTACCACGTGGAAGGCGGAATTATTGAATACGCGCGTAAAGCCAAAGAACAAGATTTACCTATTGAATTTATCGGTAAAAACTTCGTATTTGATGAACGTATGGGAGAGCGTATTACAGATGATGTTCTCTCAACATGCCCACAATGTGGCGAAGCTTGTGACATGCACACAAACTGTAAAAATAAAGCTTGTCATTGTTTATTTATCCAGTGTGAAAATTGTGCAGAGCGCTTTGAAGGCTGTTGTTCACAAAGCTGTGTGGAAGAGCTCAGCTTATCTGATGAAGAAATCAATGCTTTAATTGCAGAGCGTGCAGCTGATCCAACATTCTTCACAAAAGGCAGAAGCTAA
- the yidA gene encoding sugar-phosphatase, whose amino-acid sequence MIKLIAIDIDGTLLDPERKITPEVKQAIAEAKAAGVKVVITTGRPLMGVHDILEELELTEYSDYVITYNGALVQRATGEEFIMETLEAEDVLDIDAAARKIGVHMHAITKKGIYTSNRDIGKYTIHEASLVNMPLYFRQPEEIAALEVAKVMMIDEPEVLDNAIAYLPFEFFERYNMVKSTPFYLEFMNKKASKGNAVLHLAKKLFLDVDELMAIGDQENDRSMLEAVGNPVVMGNGKEELKKIAKYVTKSNAESGVAHAINEWVLKDYE is encoded by the coding sequence ATGATTAAACTTATCGCTATTGACATCGATGGTACACTATTGGACCCGGAACGTAAAATCACGCCTGAAGTTAAGCAGGCAATTGCTGAAGCTAAAGCAGCTGGAGTTAAGGTTGTTATTACAACAGGGCGTCCTCTTATGGGTGTTCATGATATTCTGGAAGAACTTGAATTGACGGAATACAGTGATTATGTCATCACTTATAATGGTGCTTTAGTGCAACGTGCGACTGGCGAAGAATTTATCATGGAAACCTTAGAGGCTGAGGATGTTCTTGATATTGATGCTGCCGCTCGTAAAATCGGTGTACATATGCATGCCATCACTAAAAAAGGAATCTACACAAGTAATCGTGACATCGGTAAATATACTATTCACGAAGCTTCCTTGGTTAATATGCCCCTTTATTTCCGTCAACCTGAAGAAATTGCAGCACTTGAAGTTGCAAAAGTAATGATGATTGATGAGCCTGAAGTTTTAGACAATGCCATCGCCTACTTGCCTTTTGAATTTTTCGAACGTTATAACATGGTCAAATCAACTCCATTTTATCTGGAATTTATGAATAAAAAAGCCAGCAAAGGGAATGCGGTACTGCACTTAGCTAAAAAGCTCTTCCTAGATGTGGACGAGTTAATGGCTATTGGCGACCAAGAAAATGACCGTTCTATGCTGGAAGCTGTTGGAAACCCAGTTGTCATGGGCAATGGTAAAGAAGAACTGAAGAAAATTGCCAAATATGTCACAAAATCTAATGCTGAATCTGGTGTCGCGCATGCCATTAACGAATGGGTTTTGAAAGATTATGAATAA
- a CDS encoding HD domain-containing protein, with product MAQLEKVFRDPVHDYIHVENETIYDLINTAEFQRLRRIKQLGTSSYTFHGAEHSRFSHCMGVYHIAKTITEWFTKRYPETWNPEENLVTQCAALLHDVGHGAYSHTFEGLFGTDHEAMTREIITSPATEINAVLRRVSPDFPEQVASVISHDYPNPQVVQLISSQIDADRMDYLLRDAYYTGAVYGQFDLTRILRVIAPHEDGIVFRISGMHAVEDYIVSRYQMYMQVYFHPASRSMEVILQNLLKRAKYLYQFNHDYFAQTSPCLVPFFENKQTLHDYLALDDGVMNTYFQTWMANEDDILSKLAQMYINRHLLKSLEYNQGQEKQLDLFNSDTPLLDKLRNQVEKAGFDPQYFTGTNSNFDLPYDFYRPNSNKPRTQIEILQKDGSLIELSEVSPIVASLAGTIHGNSRFYFPKIMLENPEFIIFMHTNL from the coding sequence CGTCGTATAAAACAACTGGGAACTTCCTCATACACTTTTCACGGAGCCGAGCATAGTCGCTTTTCTCATTGTATGGGGGTTTATCATATCGCTAAAACAATCACTGAATGGTTCACTAAGCGTTATCCTGAAACTTGGAATCCAGAAGAAAATTTAGTTACACAGTGTGCAGCTTTATTACATGATGTTGGCCATGGCGCTTATTCTCATACCTTTGAGGGCCTCTTTGGCACAGATCACGAAGCCATGACACGTGAGATTATTACCTCTCCAGCTACTGAAATCAATGCGGTTTTACGCAGAGTGAGTCCTGACTTTCCTGAGCAGGTCGCTTCTGTCATTTCCCATGATTATCCTAATCCCCAAGTGGTGCAACTTATTTCCAGTCAAATTGATGCGGACCGTATGGATTATCTCTTAAGAGATGCTTATTATACTGGGGCAGTTTATGGGCAGTTTGATTTGACTCGGATTCTGCGTGTGATCGCGCCTCATGAAGATGGCATTGTCTTCAGAATTTCTGGTATGCATGCCGTTGAGGATTACATCGTGAGCCGTTACCAAATGTACATGCAGGTTTACTTCCATCCGGCAAGTCGCTCCATGGAAGTCATTCTCCAAAATTTGCTTAAACGTGCTAAATATTTATACCAATTTAATCACGATTACTTTGCGCAAACAAGTCCCTGTTTAGTTCCTTTCTTTGAGAATAAACAAACTTTGCACGATTATCTCGCCTTGGATGATGGTGTGATGAATACTTATTTTCAAACCTGGATGGCGAACGAAGATGACATCTTGTCTAAACTTGCTCAGATGTATATCAACCGTCACCTCTTAAAATCCTTGGAGTACAATCAGGGGCAAGAAAAACAGCTGGATCTTTTTAACTCTGATACACCGCTTTTGGACAAACTGCGCAATCAAGTGGAAAAAGCTGGCTTTGACCCGCAATATTTCACGGGAACAAACAGTAATTTCGATCTTCCTTATGACTTTTATCGTCCCAACTCGAATAAACCTCGAACACAGATTGAAATTTTACAAAAAGACGGTAGCCTCATTGAGCTTTCCGAGGTGTCTCCTATTGTGGCAAGTTTAGCCGGCACTATTCATGGGAACAGCCGCTTCTACTTCCCCAAAATTATGTTGGAGAATCCTGAATTCATCATCTTTATGCACACCAACCTTTAA